Proteins from one Ricinus communis isolate WT05 ecotype wild-type chromosome 9, ASM1957865v1, whole genome shotgun sequence genomic window:
- the LOC8282892 gene encoding uncharacterized protein LOC8282892 gives MGNCLRRESSMQWGGDDWGSPAPEVQLFSSSTRHVRQENITNIEEKGLLIGDNKGTTISPTSAAAAGATTSSCRELKIKITKKQLEELLGRVDMNELSIEQVLVQLVKVSDSSFETHRRSWRPNLQSIPE, from the coding sequence aTGGGAAATTGTCTACGGCGAGAATCCTCCATGCAATGGGGCGGTGACGACTGGGGATCACCAGCACCGGAGGTCCAGCTCTTCTCTAGCAGTACAAGGCATGTAAGGCAAGAAAATATTACGAACATAGAAGAGAAAGGGCTTCTTATAGGAGATAACAAAGGTACAACAATATCTCCAACtagtgctgctgctgctggtGCTACTACATCATCATGTAGAGAATTAAAGATCAAGATTACAAAGAAACAGCTAGAGGAGTTGCTTGGTAGGGTTGACATGAACGAATTATCTATAGAACAAGTTTTGGTACAGTTGGTGAAGGTTAGCGACTCATCATTTGAGACACATCGACGGTCGTGGAGGCCTAATCTACAAAGTATTCCGGAgtga
- the LOC8260822 gene encoding uncharacterized protein LOC8260822 — protein MGNCLRRESSMQWGGDDWGSPLPDDRFFSSNTRQEEEKGLLLGEDKGSTISSATVTSTEVKIKITKKQLEELLGRVDMKELSIEQVLAQLMKVGDPSFETHQRSWRPNLQSIPE, from the coding sequence ATGGGAAATTGCTTACGGCGAGAATCCTCCATGCAATGGGGCGGTGACGACTGGGGATCACCGCTGCCGGATGACCGGTTCTTCTCTAGCAATACAAGGCAAGAAGAGGAGAAAGGGCTTCTTCTAGGAGAAGACAAAGGTTCGACAATATCTTCAGCTACTGTTACAAGTACAGAAGTAAAGATCAAGATCACAAAGAAACAGCTGGAGGAGTTGCTTGGTAGGGTTGACATGAAAGAATTATCTATTGAACAAGTTCTAGCCCAGTTGATGAAGGTCGGCGACCCGTCATTTGAGACGCATCAACGCTCATGGAGGCCTAATCTACAAAGTATTCCCGAGTGA